In gamma proteobacterium HIMB55, the genomic stretch TTCACCGATGATTGGTCTGTCGTTCGCCGTCGCCGTTGAACCTTGGCATTCTGAAGGTCCGACGCCTATCCGTTAGTGCAGGTCTCCTCAGCCCACACCTATCTAACCTTCGACACCAATACAGACTTACCGCTCGAGACAACGGTCATCTCCCAGCCGCCCATCCAGTTCTTATCGAACTTGACGCGCTGATCACTCCCGCGATGTCTGTACTGCGATGACGATCGCTGTCGCCAGATCTGACCGTTATCTAGCCGAAAAACGGTCTTGCCCCGCCAACCCGTGAAATCGCCAACAAGTGTGGCCTCAAAGGCCCCGTTATTAACAGCTGCTTTGGCTGGTTGCTTTCGGGTCGCGAGCTCTTTAGCGACACGCCGCTCTACCTCGGCTTCTATGACTTTTTCTTGGCTTGATCGCTCGGACAGCTGAACTGTTGTGTCAGCAGAACTATCCGTCTCTTCGCGCATATTAGTCGCGTCGGGCCCGTAACGCTGTCGCAGCCAGTTATTCAGAAATTTACGTTGCTCAGCTGAAAGGGAGTCTACACCTGACCGATTGCGCTCCTCCTTTGTCATCGTTTGCTCGAGGGGCTGGAAATCAGTGCCGGCGCTGGCAGAGGCTGGCATCCACAAGGGCACTAAAAGCGAGATTGCTGCCGCGTGTCGCCCGATGGCTGCGGTTGCGTTTGCCCGGAAGCTCTTCCCTTTAGTCTCCAGTTTATTCTTGGTGTTCATAGTGCGCTGGATGTTCATCAGTCAGACTCCTTGAAAACTGCCTTTGGCTAAAGCACAGATTGCCATGAAAAGTGTACTGTATGCCTTCGATGCACGTTGATTCAATTGCCATCCATGCTCTACTTATTTCAGGGAATCACATGATTACCGTCCAAAATATCTCTGCCGGTATTCTTGCGGGCTTGTGCCAAACCAACGATTGAAAGCTTTACGCAAACCTGCGGAGTCGTGATAACCCAATAGGTTTGCCAGAGCCTCCACCGTTATTGAGGACTCCAGAAGGTGGTGTGCCGCCAATTCTGAAAGAAGTGTTTCTGTGATCTCCCGGTAGCTGGTGTTTTCTGCGTCCAGCCGGCGTTGTAACGTTCGCTTCGTAACATATAGTGCGCTGGCAGTGTCATCGGCTGACACAGTACCCGGTGGGCTCATCAAAAGGATACGGCGAACTTGTTCGCTGGTCGACAAGCCCCTAGTTGGCAGTTGCGTAAGCAGAGCCATGCAAGTCGCATGGGCTTTAGCGTAGGAATCGGTGTGCGCAGAAACGTTTGCTGTCCGCGCAATTCTGTTCGATAGGCGAAAGCGGCTGGCAGGTGCGCCAAAAAATACTGAAGTGCTGAAGTAATTGTTATAAGTGGAACTGTAGTTTGGCTCGCGGTGCGCAAACTCGATGGTTGCTTCAGCAAGTTCTCGACCCAGTACTGAGGCGACTACCGACTGGAGCATTAAGGCGAAACACTCATGCAGCAGGCGTTTAACCGCTTGTTCCGGCTCTACCAGCAGCGACAGAGTGCATACAAGTTGATCTTCATCATGAGTTACCTCGACCTGAGAGAAAGGAAAGCGGAGTGGTAGGAACTCGACAAAGGCGTTTATCGCACTCATTACGTCGGGACTGCTCAGCACCAGATAGCCCATCGGCCCGTGCGCGGCGGGCTGCAGGCTTCGGCCCACCAGTAATCCGAATTCATCAGTTCCAGACAGATCGATTCCATTTTGCAAAATCTGCATTTGCTGATCGGAAGAGATAGTCGATTCATCGCCGGCTTCAAGAATCTCCAGAGCCAACCCCGTTCCTCTCAGAAGGCTTGGTAGCTGTCGTTCGTGCAGGCCGAGCACACGTGCTACCAGGCGCGAGTAGCTGCTTGGAACCAGTAATTCCTTACCTTCATATGGTGGATTCATGGCGTTATTGTCATCAAATAACCTTATGATGTCACGAAATAACCTCGTTGATTATTCGCGATTCTCTAAAGTGAGTAGTGACAGACAACGAATGAGGCGCGGTCATGAAAAAGCATTCATCCCCGGAACTGGTCGTTCGAAAAATGCCATTTGAGTTTCCCGAGGATATCGATCCCCACTGGAACCCTACCAAAGTCGAGTGGAGTCACATGGTGAACGGCGCCTCTCTTGCGATGCCGTTTCTGGAGCCCTACCTGATTCGCACCATGCGCAAGGCGCTGGCGAAGATCGAAGATCCGACCCTGCAACAGGAGGTGAAGCACTACATGGGTCAGGAAGGCCAGCACTACCAGCAGCACCGAAGGTTTAATGACATACTGATTGCGGCCGGTTACGAGGGCTTGCGCGATATTGAAGACCAAATGCGGCTGGAATTTGCCGAGTTTGAA encodes the following:
- a CDS encoding DNA-binding domain-containing protein, AraC-type (PFAM: Bacterial regulatory helix-turn-helix proteins, AraC family); the protein is MNPPYEGKELLVPSSYSRLVARVLGLHERQLPSLLRGTGLALEILEAGDESTISSDQQMQILQNGIDLSGTDEFGLLVGRSLQPAAHGPMGYLVLSSPDVMSAINAFVEFLPLRFPFSQVEVTHDEDQLVCTLSLLVEPEQAVKRLLHECFALMLQSVVASVLGRELAEATIEFAHREPNYSSTYNNYFSTSVFFGAPASRFRLSNRIARTANVSAHTDSYAKAHATCMALLTQLPTRGLSTSEQVRRILLMSPPGTVSADDTASALYVTKRTLQRRLDAENTSYREITETLLSELAAHHLLESSITVEALANLLGYHDSAGLRKAFNRWFGTSPQEYRQRYFGR